The genomic stretch GCCTTTCGCAACATCGCTCAACTGGTTCGCTACGCGATCCAAAAGGGACTTGTCCAGATCGAGATCGACTAAACCGCCTCACTTTTATCCGCCTCCTGCGCGAGCGCGGGTCAGAGGAGGAGAGCCCGGCACTTCCGAAGGCGATTCACGAAATCACTTTATTTTAAGTCTTTACCGGTCGTGGTCGCAGTCAGTTTTCCATGCTTTACCCCTTTTGTTGCGATGAGCGAATCGGCAATTCTCTTGATCTCACCGCTCCGGCCGCGTACGACCAATACCTCCAGGCAGCGATGCTGGTCCAGATGAATATGGAGGGTGGAGCGGATCAGTGAGGAATAATGGTGCTGCAGGTCGGTCAGCTTCTCCATCAGCTCATGGACTCCGTGATCATAGACAATCGTAATCGTTCCGACGGTTTCTTTATTTTCATCCCACTCCTGTTCGACCAGATGGTCCCGTATCAGATCGCGCAAAGCTTCAGAGCGATTGGTATATCTTTTTTCTTCTATATACTGATCGAACTGTTTGAGAAGACTCTCGTGGATAGAAACACCAAACCGAACGACATTTGACATCGATCACCCTTTATCTCTCAAAAGGAGTTTTACTCCAAAAAGATAATGTATTAAACCCATTTCGTTGTCAAGGCAATGTGGGGCTCTGGACAACCACAGCGCATATCGATTCTGAAAACACTCATGGGCATGTCTATGGGAAATAGGATCGGAAGTGAGCCGGTGCTAAGCACCACGCGATCAGGCAACGTTCTTAGTTTTTCTGCTAATTAATTTTAAAGAATGAATCGCCGATTTCCTTTAGATATTTAAGGAGCGATCACTGCGCCAGGATCCGACCGGCTGTCAGTGGAAGATCCACGTGAAGGTCGATCGACCTGTTTAGTTGGACAGAGGGGTTGCCGGGTCGGTGCGCTCCGCTGGTATGATATTTACCATATCCCATTATCGCGAAAGCCCTTGTTGCCATCCGAAATTAAATCTGATATATATGTAAGCTATGTTGTAAAAAAGCATAACAAGTACCTTTGGATCAGAGCGAATGTTCTATCGTAAAAAAAACCAACCCCGATTTCGAATGGCCCTCGCTTGTCTAGCGGTTTACCTGCTGCTCTGGGTCGGAAGCGCTCAAGGCCTAACGCTCGTTTCCATGCTGATGGACAGTTCCCATCAAACCTTCCTTTCCGGAAAAAGTGATCAGGTCCGCCTGATCTTTCATCATTCCGGCTATCAGGATGAACATGAATCTTTTCCCGGACATCCTGCTAAAGATCATGCCGGCCTGCTGGACCGGGTATTGGCGGGCGGGATGGGAGAGAGCTCCGTTCCCGATCATGAGTTTTATCTCTCCGACCATGAACAGCAAATCACTCCCGCATCCACGGCAAAACCCGCACCGGTTTTTAAAATCCTTTTTCCATCAACGATCGCACAAGAGGTGCTGACGTTCGTTCCACCGGTTTTGAATCGTCCCTCTCCGCCGCCTCCATTTAAAATAAGCACCACACTTCTCTCTCTTCGCGCCACCGTCCTTCTGATTTAAATCCTCCGACCCCTCTCTCCTGATTCAAGGGGAAGGGAGTGGCCTGTTCTCCCCTCAACAGACCTTTTGGAGGATTCATGCGTTTAAAATTACTCATCATCTTAATCTTTATCCTCTTCTTCCTCGGACCGCACGCAGGCGCGACCCGTGCTGAGGAATCGCCCCCGAAGCCGCGTCCTCTAGGGAGCGACCTCCCGGCTTTCCTCGCCCGCGCGCCCCGCCAGGAAACGCCCGATAGCCTGGGGGATGCGGCGGCCACCAGAGAGTCGACCGGAACCGTCACTTTACGGCAGGCGCTCGCGTTGGCGCTGATGCAAAACCCGGAGCTTCGGGCCTTCTCCTGGGAAGTCCGCGCGCGAGAAGCGGCGACCCTCCAGGCAGGGCTTCTCCACAACCCGACGATCGGCGCCGACCTGCAGGATCTTGGGGTTTCAGCTTCCCCCGACAGTGTCCCTCAACCCCAGGGTACTTTACAACTTAGCCAGATCATCGAGCTGGGAGGAAAGCGGACGAAGCGGCGCGAGGCCGTGGCGCTTTCGCGCGACCTTGCCTGGTGGGACTACGAAACCAAACGGATCGAGCTCTTCACACAGGTCACCCAGGCGTTTGTCGATCTGTTGCGAGGACAGCAGCAGCAGGAGTTGACGGAAGAAACGGTCCGGCTTGCCGAAGAGACGGCCCGCGTCGTCTCCGAACGGGTCCGGGCGGGAGAGGTGTCGCCGATCGAGGAGATCCGGGCGAACGTCGCGCTGGCCTCGGCGGGGATCGAACGCGATCGGGCCGGGAAGGAATTGGAGGCCGCCCGAAAACAATTGGCGGCCACCTGGGGAAGTGCGATCCCCCAATTTGAAAAAGCGGAAGGAATACTAGACGCCATCTCTCCGATTCCCTCTCTTACGCAACTGGCCGAACGCCTTTCTCAGAATTCGGATCTCGCCCGCTGGGCGACCGAAATCGCCCAGCGCCGGGCCGCCGTCGATCTGGAGCAATCGCGGGCCGTTCCCGATCTGACCCTGATGGGCGGAGTCCGGCGGTACGAATCGACGGGAGATAACGTCTTCATCATCGGCCTCTCTCTCCCCCTGCCGCTCTTCAACCGGAATCAGGGTGGGATCCAGGAGGCGCGCGACCGGCTGGAAAAGGGGGAAGAAGAGCGGCGGGCCGCGGAGATGCGGGTCGCGACCGCGCTCTCCGAGGCCTACCGGGCCCTCTCGACCGCGCATATCGAGGCGACCTCTCTTAAGGAGAAAGTTCTCCCCGGCGCGGCGCAGGCCTTCGAGGCGGTGAACGAAGGATACCGCCTCGGAAAGTTCGGCTTATTGGATGTGTTAGACGCGCAGCGGACGCTGTTCGGTTCGCGGGCGCAGCATCTGCGCGCCCTGGCCGACTATCACCAGGCCGTAGCAGAGGTCGAACGGCTGATCGGGGAGCCTTTGGACGTTACTGGTGGCCGCCCCTAGTGGCCGTTCCAT from Candidatus Manganitrophus noduliformans encodes the following:
- the nikR gene encoding nickel-responsive transcriptional regulator NikR; amino-acid sequence: MSNVVRFGVSIHESLLKQFDQYIEEKRYTNRSEALRDLIRDHLVEQEWDENKETVGTITIVYDHGVHELMEKLTDLQHHYSSLIRSTLHIHLDQHRCLEVLVVRGRSGEIKRIADSLIATKGVKHGKLTATTTGKDLK
- a CDS encoding TolC family protein, with the translated sequence MRLKLLIILIFILFFLGPHAGATRAEESPPKPRPLGSDLPAFLARAPRQETPDSLGDAAATRESTGTVTLRQALALALMQNPELRAFSWEVRAREAATLQAGLLHNPTIGADLQDLGVSASPDSVPQPQGTLQLSQIIELGGKRTKRREAVALSRDLAWWDYETKRIELFTQVTQAFVDLLRGQQQQELTEETVRLAEETARVVSERVRAGEVSPIEEIRANVALASAGIERDRAGKELEAARKQLAATWGSAIPQFEKAEGILDAISPIPSLTQLAERLSQNSDLARWATEIAQRRAAVDLEQSRAVPDLTLMGGVRRYESTGDNVFIIGLSLPLPLFNRNQGGIQEARDRLEKGEEERRAAEMRVATALSEAYRALSTAHIEATSLKEKVLPGAAQAFEAVNEGYRLGKFGLLDVLDAQRTLFGSRAQHLRALADYHQAVAEVERLIGEPLDVTGGRP